The following are from one region of the Microbacterium sp. BK668 genome:
- a CDS encoding SDR family NAD(P)-dependent oxidoreductase, with translation MELEGKVAVVTGSGRGLGLAYAQELARRGAAVVVNDVDAEAAAAAVASIEGAGGRAVAVVAPVGPTETAAQLVQTAVDAFGGLDILVTNAGVLRDTVLWKMSDDDFDTVIGIHLRGTFTCVREAAIWMREHGVAGRIICIGSPTGQRGNFGQTNYAAAKAGIVGMVRTWALELKRANITVNAVIPVAATAMTATVPYFAAAVEADEKGEPMPAFFRHDLGFGTSDDVAGLVAYLATDAAAGVSGQAIGVGGDRVQLWSHPEPVLTAYHDGGWSFEALSAEFPGLVDGQLQSVGETFPPLPDDLQR, from the coding sequence ATGGAACTCGAGGGCAAAGTCGCCGTCGTCACCGGATCGGGCCGAGGACTCGGCCTCGCCTACGCGCAGGAGCTCGCCCGCCGGGGCGCCGCCGTCGTCGTCAACGACGTCGACGCCGAGGCGGCCGCTGCGGCGGTCGCATCCATCGAGGGCGCCGGCGGTCGCGCCGTCGCGGTCGTCGCCCCCGTCGGACCCACCGAGACGGCCGCGCAGCTCGTCCAGACCGCCGTCGACGCGTTCGGCGGCCTCGACATCCTCGTCACGAACGCGGGGGTCCTGCGCGACACCGTGCTGTGGAAGATGAGCGACGACGACTTCGACACCGTGATCGGCATCCACCTCCGCGGCACGTTCACGTGCGTGCGCGAGGCGGCGATCTGGATGCGGGAGCACGGGGTCGCCGGACGCATCATCTGCATCGGGTCTCCCACGGGCCAGCGGGGGAACTTCGGCCAGACGAACTACGCCGCGGCGAAGGCCGGCATCGTCGGGATGGTCCGCACGTGGGCGCTCGAGCTCAAGCGCGCGAACATCACCGTCAACGCGGTGATCCCCGTCGCCGCCACGGCCATGACCGCCACCGTCCCCTACTTCGCCGCCGCCGTCGAAGCCGATGAGAAGGGCGAGCCCATGCCCGCCTTCTTCCGGCACGACCTGGGCTTCGGCACCTCCGACGACGTCGCGGGCCTCGTGGCGTATCTGGCGACGGATGCCGCGGCCGGCGTCTCCGGCCAGGCGATCGGGGTCGGGGGCGACCGCGTTCAGCTGTGGTCGCACCCCGAGCCCGTGCTCACGGCCTACCACGACGGGGGCTGGTCGTTCGAGGCGCTCTCGGCGGAGTTCCCCGGCCTCGTCGACGGGCAGCTGCAGTCGGTCGGCGAGACCTTCCCGCCCCTCCCCGACGACCTCCAGCGCTAG
- a CDS encoding MarR family winged helix-turn-helix transcriptional regulator has protein sequence MPRTPSDTARAASDRLRESDLGTDVSFLLARANALSVSAGNAALAPFGLKVRSFSVLALSAGEVRPTQRDLSEFLRLDPSQVVALVDELEKRGLVERRPDPADRRANVVVATEEGRSLHVQAAAATRAAERSLHGDLAAPDRRVLADLLARIAYPG, from the coding sequence ATGCCGAGGACGCCGTCTGACACCGCCCGCGCGGCGTCCGACCGTCTCCGTGAGAGCGACCTCGGCACCGATGTGAGCTTCCTGCTCGCCCGCGCGAACGCCCTCTCGGTGTCGGCGGGGAACGCGGCGCTCGCGCCGTTCGGGCTCAAGGTGCGATCGTTCTCGGTGCTCGCCCTCTCGGCCGGCGAGGTGCGGCCGACTCAGCGCGACCTGTCGGAGTTCCTCCGCCTCGACCCGAGCCAGGTCGTGGCGCTCGTCGACGAGCTCGAGAAGCGCGGACTCGTCGAGCGGCGACCCGACCCCGCCGACCGGAGGGCGAACGTCGTCGTCGCGACGGAGGAGGGGCGCTCGCTGCACGTTCAGGCGGCCGCGGCGACGAGGGCGGCCGAGCGATCGCTGCACGGCGACCTCGCTGCGCCGGATCGTCGGGTGCTCGCGGATCTGCTCGCGCGGATCGCGTATCCGGGGTAG
- a CDS encoding MFS transporter gives MGEGKRAPAIAGLLVATCLVAANMRPTITAVGPLLGQIGDETSLSPTLLGLLGAVPLLMWALVSPVAHELSRRFGMSRAVTWSLVVLAVGTVVRSIPGPTASLWIGTIIIGAALAIVNVLMPAAIKRDFPARVPAMMAVYTALLGGVGAIASGVAVPVSHLELPGGEAGWRFALLVIGLALLPFAIGAWGWATRGAPHAAGSGRHRGRTGIWSDPVAWVVAAYMGFQASTFYMLLTWLASISVSTGRSAVVAGFDVMIYQIFSLAGSLIVPFVLRGRVERFVPALIPTLGIVGVLGLMAAPGAIVFWVVLIGLSSGASLGMTLTLMAQRARDHDASAALSGMGQSVGYVLAALGPVLFGWVHAAVGGWVAPLVLVLVVMIGQLATGVLAGRDRFVLERR, from the coding sequence ATGGGCGAAGGGAAGCGCGCGCCGGCGATCGCGGGGCTTCTCGTCGCGACGTGTCTCGTCGCGGCGAACATGCGCCCCACGATCACGGCCGTCGGGCCGCTGCTCGGACAGATCGGCGACGAGACCTCGCTCTCGCCCACCCTCCTCGGGCTGCTCGGCGCGGTTCCCCTCCTCATGTGGGCCCTGGTCTCGCCGGTCGCGCACGAGCTGAGCCGGCGGTTCGGGATGTCGCGTGCCGTCACATGGTCGCTCGTCGTCCTCGCCGTAGGCACGGTCGTGCGTTCGATCCCCGGCCCGACGGCGAGCCTCTGGATCGGCACGATCATCATCGGCGCGGCCCTCGCGATCGTCAACGTCCTCATGCCCGCCGCGATCAAGCGCGACTTCCCCGCGCGCGTGCCGGCGATGATGGCGGTCTACACGGCCCTCCTCGGCGGCGTCGGGGCGATCGCCTCCGGCGTCGCGGTCCCCGTCTCCCACCTCGAGCTCCCGGGCGGGGAGGCGGGCTGGCGATTCGCCCTCCTCGTCATCGGCCTCGCCCTCCTGCCCTTCGCCATCGGCGCCTGGGGATGGGCGACGCGCGGAGCCCCGCATGCCGCCGGCAGCGGCCGGCACCGGGGCCGCACCGGCATCTGGTCCGATCCGGTCGCCTGGGTGGTCGCGGCATACATGGGGTTCCAGGCATCCACCTTCTACATGCTGCTCACGTGGCTCGCGTCGATCTCGGTCTCGACGGGCCGCAGCGCCGTGGTCGCGGGCTTCGACGTGATGATCTACCAGATCTTCTCGCTGGCAGGGTCCCTCATCGTGCCGTTCGTCCTGCGCGGACGCGTCGAGAGGTTCGTGCCCGCACTCATCCCGACCCTGGGGATCGTGGGGGTCCTCGGGCTCATGGCAGCGCCCGGGGCGATCGTCTTCTGGGTCGTGCTCATCGGCCTGTCGTCGGGCGCGTCGCTCGGCATGACCCTGACCCTCATGGCCCAGCGCGCCCGCGACCACGACGCCTCGGCCGCGCTGTCGGGCATGGGCCAGTCCGTCGGCTACGTGCTGGCGGCGCTGGGCCCCGTGCTGTTCGGCTGGGTGCACGCGGCGGTCGGGGGGTGGGTCGCGCCCCTCGTGCTCGTGCTCGTCGTGATGATCGGGCAGCTCGCCACGGGGGTGCTGGCCGGACGCGATCGGTTCGTCCTCGAGCGCCGCTGA
- a CDS encoding 4-hydroxybenzoate 3-monooxygenase — protein MTATVTTRVAIIGAGPAGLLLSHLLADAGIESVVIDQRTREEIENTIRAGILEEGTVGVLSSSGASDRVVTAASRHEGIELRFAGEGYRIDFAALVGRAVYLYPQHEVLKDLIRARLAGGQDLRFGVTAQRVEGAGTDRPAVIATDAEGRTLTIEAEFVVGADGSRSVARAAVSGSSTGGYFREYPFAWFGILCEAPPSSEELIYSNSPDGFALISQRSATVQRMYFQCDPDTDPAAYSEEQLWDELQKRVPGTTLAQGPIFQRDVLRFRSFVAHELLKGRVALIGDAAHTVPPTGAKGMNLAVADVVVLEKALRALLLEDDSRPLEAFPEKALHRIWKAQHFSWWMTSMLHVAPDASDFDRRRQLGELRSVVESEHGRAYLAEAYTGWPLEGLT, from the coding sequence ATGACCGCCACAGTGACGACCCGCGTCGCGATCATCGGCGCCGGCCCCGCCGGCCTGCTGCTGTCGCACCTGCTCGCCGACGCGGGCATCGAGTCCGTCGTGATCGACCAGCGCACGCGCGAGGAGATCGAGAACACGATCCGCGCAGGCATCCTGGAGGAGGGCACGGTCGGCGTCCTCTCGTCGTCCGGAGCGTCCGATCGGGTCGTGACGGCCGCCAGCCGCCACGAGGGCATCGAGCTCCGCTTCGCCGGGGAGGGCTACCGCATCGACTTCGCCGCGCTCGTCGGCCGCGCGGTCTACCTCTACCCCCAGCACGAGGTGCTGAAAGACCTCATCCGGGCACGCCTCGCAGGCGGACAGGACCTCCGCTTCGGCGTGACCGCCCAGCGCGTCGAGGGCGCGGGAACCGACCGGCCCGCCGTGATCGCGACCGACGCCGAGGGCCGGACCCTCACGATCGAGGCCGAGTTCGTGGTGGGCGCCGACGGCTCGCGCAGCGTCGCCCGCGCGGCCGTGAGCGGCTCGTCGACCGGCGGCTACTTCCGCGAGTACCCGTTCGCCTGGTTCGGCATCCTCTGCGAAGCTCCGCCGAGCTCCGAAGAGCTCATCTACAGCAACTCCCCCGATGGATTCGCACTCATCAGCCAGCGGAGCGCGACCGTCCAGCGCATGTACTTCCAGTGCGACCCCGACACCGACCCCGCCGCGTACTCCGAGGAGCAGCTGTGGGACGAGCTGCAGAAGCGCGTGCCCGGCACGACGCTCGCGCAAGGGCCGATCTTCCAGCGCGACGTGCTGCGGTTCCGCAGCTTCGTCGCGCACGAGCTGCTGAAAGGCCGCGTCGCGCTCATCGGCGACGCGGCGCACACCGTGCCGCCGACCGGTGCGAAGGGCATGAACCTCGCCGTCGCCGACGTGGTCGTGCTCGAGAAGGCGCTGCGGGCGCTTCTGCTGGAGGACGACTCGCGCCCGCTCGAGGCGTTCCCCGAGAAGGCGCTGCACCGCATCTGGAAGGCGCAGCACTTCTCGTGGTGGATGACGAGCATGCTCCACGTGGCACCGGATGCCTCGGACTTCGACCGTCGCCGCCAGCTCGGCGAGCTGCGCTCGGTGGTGGAGTCGGAGCACGGTCGGGCTTACCTCGCGGAGGCCTACACGGGCTGGCCGCTCGAGGGCCTCACCTGA
- a CDS encoding IclR family transcriptional regulator yields MANSPSGDSMTQRIVRVLETFTADRTVQTASEIGRRAGLPSSTAHRLVDELVAEGLLDRDHEHRVRLGLRLWELALRGSRALRLRQAALPSMERIQARVREHTQLAVLEQDSALFLERLSHPEAGANITRIAGRLPLHASSSGLVLLAYADPALQERVLAGALPALSPDTMTDASSLRRVLASIRRSGFVVAPGSVESVSTGVAVPVRDETGEVVAALSVVLPRETPPEVAVSELLRAAREIRAVLSGR; encoded by the coding sequence ATGGCCAACTCGCCGTCGGGCGACTCGATGACGCAGCGCATCGTGCGGGTGCTCGAGACATTCACGGCCGACCGGACGGTGCAGACCGCGTCCGAGATCGGCCGTCGCGCCGGGCTCCCCTCGTCCACCGCGCACCGCCTCGTCGACGAACTCGTCGCCGAGGGGCTCCTCGACCGCGATCACGAGCACCGCGTGCGGCTCGGCCTGCGCCTGTGGGAGCTCGCCCTGCGCGGCTCGCGGGCCCTGCGTCTTCGGCAGGCTGCGCTCCCGTCCATGGAGCGCATCCAGGCGCGCGTCCGCGAGCACACTCAGCTCGCCGTGCTCGAGCAGGACTCCGCTCTCTTCCTCGAGCGCCTCTCGCACCCCGAGGCGGGGGCGAACATCACGCGCATCGCCGGCCGCCTCCCGCTCCACGCCTCCTCGTCGGGTCTCGTGCTGCTCGCCTACGCCGACCCTGCTCTGCAGGAGCGCGTGCTCGCGGGCGCGCTCCCCGCCCTTTCTCCCGACACGATGACGGATGCCTCGTCCCTCCGCCGCGTCCTGGCGTCGATCCGTCGCTCGGGCTTCGTCGTCGCGCCGGGCTCGGTCGAGTCGGTGTCGACGGGGGTCGCGGTGCCGGTGCGCGACGAGACCGGCGAGGTCGTCGCCGCGCTCTCGGTCGTCCTTCCGCGCGAGACGCCTCCCGAGGTCGCGGTCTCGGAGCTCCTCCGCGCTGCGCGCGAAATCCGCGCCGTCCTCTCGGGCCGCTGA
- a CDS encoding IclR family transcriptional regulator, producing MADEGEGMLARAMRVLQCFTDDEPALSAARLGELTGLPSSSLHRLLASLTEFGLLTRAAGHRYTIGVRLWELGELSPLSLHLRETALPHMLRLYEATGENVHLAVLDAPTPDTASALYVGRLTGTGSIPTLSRMGGRHPLHTTGVGKALLATRDALWLERYFAAPLERETTHSITSERELRLDLERTRARGYATTHEEMTLGNVSVAAALGPVDGLPPAAVGVVVHLERADERRLGPLVVQAARDIRAALLADSR from the coding sequence GTGGCCGACGAGGGAGAGGGAATGCTCGCCCGCGCGATGCGCGTGCTGCAGTGCTTCACAGACGACGAGCCCGCGCTCTCAGCCGCCCGGCTGGGCGAGCTGACGGGGCTGCCGAGCTCTTCCCTGCACCGGCTGCTGGCGTCGTTGACCGAGTTCGGGCTCCTCACGCGGGCCGCGGGACACCGCTACACGATCGGCGTGCGGCTGTGGGAGCTCGGCGAGCTCTCGCCGCTGTCGCTGCACCTGCGAGAGACGGCCCTCCCGCACATGCTGAGGCTCTACGAGGCGACGGGCGAGAACGTCCACCTCGCGGTGCTCGACGCGCCGACGCCCGACACCGCCTCGGCTCTCTACGTCGGGCGGCTCACCGGCACGGGTTCGATCCCGACGCTCAGCCGCATGGGCGGGCGGCATCCGCTGCACACGACCGGGGTCGGCAAGGCCCTGCTCGCCACGCGCGACGCCCTGTGGCTCGAGCGGTACTTCGCCGCCCCCCTCGAGCGCGAGACGACGCACTCGATCACGTCGGAGCGGGAGCTGCGGCTCGACCTCGAGCGTACGCGGGCGCGCGGCTACGCGACGACCCACGAGGAGATGACCCTCGGAAACGTCTCGGTCGCCGCCGCCCTCGGCCCCGTCGACGGGCTCCCGCCCGCAGCGGTCGGCGTGGTGGTGCACCTGGAGCGGGCGGACGAGCGGCGCCTCGGGCCTCTCGTCGTACAGGCGGCGCGCGACATCCGTGCCGCCCTCCTCGCCGATTCCCGCTGA
- the pcaH gene encoding protocatechuate 3,4-dioxygenase subunit beta: MTVVESDPNSQEAFSSSVVLEQTAAAPETLLASHDMPSQARITQEILDLHADAERRLAAGERVPATLYDFAPYRSSILRHPTKNPRLVDPETIELWSPAFGQRDVAQIESDLTLQHRGEPQGERITIEGRLLDSWGRPLRNQLVEIWQANAAGRYIHQRDQHPAPLDPNFTGAGRIVTTDEGFWKFTTIKPGPYPWKNHINAWRPAHIHFSIFGSAFTQRIITQVYFPGDPLFPLDPIYNTIRSQKDRDRLIAAYDHDLTVPEFSMGYRWDIVVDGPDATWFESEEGE, encoded by the coding sequence ATGACCGTCGTCGAGTCCGATCCGAACAGCCAGGAGGCCTTCTCGTCCTCCGTCGTGCTCGAACAGACCGCGGCCGCGCCCGAGACGCTGCTCGCCTCGCACGACATGCCGTCGCAGGCCCGGATCACTCAGGAGATCCTCGACCTCCACGCCGACGCCGAGCGCCGCCTCGCCGCCGGCGAGCGGGTGCCGGCGACGCTCTACGACTTCGCGCCGTACCGCTCCAGCATCCTCCGCCATCCGACCAAGAACCCCCGCCTCGTCGACCCCGAGACCATCGAGCTGTGGTCTCCCGCGTTCGGGCAGCGCGACGTCGCACAGATCGAGTCGGATCTGACCCTGCAGCACAGGGGCGAGCCGCAGGGCGAGCGCATCACGATCGAGGGCCGCCTGCTCGACTCGTGGGGCCGTCCGCTGCGCAACCAGCTCGTCGAGATCTGGCAGGCCAACGCCGCGGGACGCTACATCCACCAGCGCGACCAGCACCCCGCGCCGCTCGACCCGAACTTCACGGGAGCCGGGCGGATCGTCACGACCGACGAGGGCTTCTGGAAGTTCACGACGATCAAGCCCGGTCCCTATCCCTGGAAGAACCACATCAACGCGTGGCGTCCGGCGCACATCCACTTCTCGATCTTCGGCTCGGCGTTCACGCAGCGGATCATCACGCAGGTCTACTTCCCGGGCGACCCGCTCTTCCCGCTCGACCCCATCTACAACACGATCCGCAGCCAGAAGGACCGCGACCGCCTGATCGCGGCCTACGACCACGACCTCACGGTGCCCGAGTTCTCGATGGGCTACCGCTGGGACATCGTCGTCGACGGTCCCGACGCGACCTGGTTCGAATCCGAGGAGGGCGAGTGA
- the pcaG gene encoding protocatechuate 3,4-dioxygenase subunit alpha, which translates to MTAHDSAAALAGRPAKTHEPTSGQTIGPFFAFGLNYPKMHEVASPHSPGAIVLGGTVYDGAGSPIPDACVEIWGADADGSLPRGRGSRRRDDHTFTGFGRSHTNDEGHFEFWTRNPGSIAGEAPFFAAVVFARGLPNKLHTRIYLPEDAERLAADPLLSSLDQSERATLIATRGADGSLHFDIRLQGDRETVFLTY; encoded by the coding sequence ATGACCGCGCACGACTCCGCAGCCGCCCTCGCCGGCCGCCCGGCCAAGACCCATGAGCCGACGTCAGGTCAGACGATCGGGCCGTTCTTCGCGTTCGGCCTCAACTATCCGAAGATGCACGAGGTCGCCTCCCCGCACTCGCCGGGCGCGATCGTGCTCGGCGGCACCGTCTACGACGGAGCGGGCAGCCCGATCCCCGACGCGTGCGTCGAGATCTGGGGCGCCGACGCCGACGGGTCGCTTCCGCGCGGCCGGGGATCCCGCCGGCGCGACGACCACACCTTCACGGGCTTCGGCCGCTCGCACACGAACGACGAGGGGCACTTCGAGTTCTGGACGCGCAACCCCGGCTCGATCGCCGGCGAGGCGCCGTTCTTCGCCGCCGTAGTCTTCGCGCGGGGGCTTCCGAACAAGCTGCACACCCGCATCTACCTCCCCGAGGACGCCGAGCGCCTCGCCGCCGATCCTCTCCTGTCGTCGCTCGACCAAAGCGAGCGCGCTACGCTCATCGCGACGCGCGGGGCCGACGGATCGCTGCACTTCGACATCCGTCTGCAGGGCGATCGGGAGACGGTGTTCCTGACCTATTGA
- a CDS encoding alpha/beta fold hydrolase — protein MSESPLDVGLLTPVAVGNDDAVTDAAFLTALVHAEVALVRAYEAVGTAPRGTGDALQAALNEAAPIDAAALAAASVAGGNPVIPLVAQLRERVPADVRAWVHRGATSQDVLDTALAFVARDASDLVSGSLRETVRALEPFARAHRDDVAAARTLTQHAVPTTVGLRAANWLRGVRRAEERVDAATRALPAQLGGAAGTLASFVAVAGAEAAGRLPGAYAEALRLATPESPWHTTRWPITELGDALVQAIDAVGVVAADVATLSRTEIGELREGSGGGSSAMPQKRNPAASVLIRSAAMRAPQLGASLHLAAALAVDERPDGAWHAEWPTLRELLRLALGATAQAATLVRGLRVDADAVARNLAETGGLILAERLSIVLGPVVGAKRVARIVRAAGAGEDLEALVEEALVEAGTSAVDVGPLLDPANYTGLAGDLVDRVAPPHPENEGNVSLPTIALSKPAGPDGAPLLVLGASLGTSSVLWEDALPALAERYRVAVLDMPGHGAAPPTREPFTIGAIADAVARAIEERGEQRVLYAGVSLGGAVGLELLLRHPGLVRAAAILASGAKLGEPQGWRDRAAQVRAQSTSSLIIASAQRWFAPGSIERNPVITGRLLHALQDTDDESYALCCEALADFDVRELLPDIEVPVLAVWGAHDEVTPERSLRLVAEGVRDGRAVGLAEASHLPPADDAVETAAVLLRFFDEITEGRTDAAA, from the coding sequence GTGAGCGAGTCGCCCCTCGACGTCGGTCTGCTGACCCCCGTTGCCGTCGGCAACGACGATGCGGTGACGGATGCCGCGTTCCTCACCGCGCTCGTGCACGCCGAGGTCGCGCTCGTCCGAGCGTACGAGGCGGTCGGCACCGCGCCGCGAGGAACGGGCGACGCGCTGCAGGCGGCGCTCAACGAGGCGGCGCCGATCGATGCGGCGGCGCTCGCCGCGGCATCCGTCGCCGGAGGCAACCCCGTCATCCCGCTCGTCGCGCAGCTTCGGGAGCGCGTGCCGGCGGACGTGCGCGCGTGGGTTCACCGCGGCGCGACGAGCCAGGACGTCCTCGACACCGCGCTCGCCTTCGTCGCTCGCGACGCGTCGGACCTCGTGTCCGGGTCGCTGCGCGAGACGGTTCGGGCGCTCGAGCCCTTCGCCCGCGCGCACCGGGACGACGTGGCCGCGGCGCGCACACTCACGCAGCACGCCGTGCCCACGACCGTCGGGCTCCGAGCGGCGAACTGGCTGCGGGGCGTGCGCCGTGCCGAGGAGCGGGTGGATGCCGCGACCCGGGCTCTTCCCGCACAGCTCGGCGGTGCCGCCGGAACCCTCGCGTCGTTCGTCGCCGTCGCGGGCGCCGAGGCGGCCGGCCGTCTGCCGGGCGCCTACGCCGAGGCGCTGCGGCTCGCGACGCCCGAAAGTCCGTGGCACACGACCCGCTGGCCGATCACGGAGCTCGGCGACGCCCTCGTGCAGGCGATCGACGCCGTCGGAGTGGTCGCCGCCGACGTCGCGACGCTCTCGCGCACCGAGATCGGCGAGCTGCGCGAGGGCTCGGGCGGAGGGTCGTCGGCGATGCCGCAGAAGCGGAACCCCGCGGCATCCGTCCTCATCCGCTCCGCCGCCATGCGCGCGCCCCAGCTCGGCGCGTCGCTCCACCTCGCCGCCGCGCTCGCGGTCGACGAGCGCCCCGACGGTGCGTGGCACGCCGAGTGGCCGACGCTGCGGGAGCTGCTTCGTCTCGCGCTCGGCGCGACGGCGCAGGCCGCGACGCTCGTGCGGGGGCTGCGGGTCGACGCCGACGCGGTCGCGCGCAACCTGGCGGAGACTGGCGGTCTCATCCTGGCCGAACGCCTCTCGATCGTGCTCGGCCCCGTCGTCGGGGCGAAGCGCGTCGCCCGCATCGTTCGTGCGGCGGGCGCGGGCGAAGACCTCGAGGCGCTCGTCGAGGAGGCGCTCGTCGAGGCCGGCACCTCGGCGGTCGACGTCGGGCCCCTGCTCGATCCAGCGAACTACACCGGCCTCGCGGGCGACCTCGTCGACCGCGTCGCCCCGCCCCATCCGGAGAACGAGGGAAACGTGAGCCTCCCGACCATCGCCCTCTCGAAACCCGCCGGACCCGACGGTGCGCCGCTGCTCGTGCTCGGAGCATCGCTCGGGACCTCGAGCGTCCTCTGGGAGGACGCCCTTCCGGCTCTCGCCGAGCGGTACCGCGTGGCGGTCCTCGACATGCCGGGCCACGGCGCCGCGCCGCCCACCCGGGAGCCGTTCACGATCGGAGCCATCGCCGACGCCGTGGCGCGCGCGATCGAGGAGCGGGGCGAGCAGCGCGTCCTCTACGCCGGGGTGTCGCTGGGCGGCGCCGTCGGCCTCGAGCTGCTGCTGCGGCATCCCGGGCTGGTGCGCGCCGCGGCGATCCTCGCGTCGGGAGCGAAGCTCGGCGAACCCCAGGGGTGGCGCGACCGCGCCGCGCAGGTGCGCGCGCAGAGCACGTCGAGCCTCATCATCGCGTCGGCCCAGCGCTGGTTCGCGCCAGGGTCCATCGAGCGCAACCCCGTCATCACCGGCCGCCTCCTGCACGCCCTGCAGGATACGGACGACGAGAGCTATGCCCTGTGCTGCGAGGCGCTCGCGGACTTTGACGTCAGGGAGCTGCTGCCCGACATCGAAGTGCCCGTGCTGGCGGTGTGGGGAGCCCATGACGAGGTGACCCCCGAGCGCTCCCTGCGTCTGGTCGCTGAGGGCGTGCGGGACGGGCGCGCGGTCGGCCTCGCCGAGGCATCCCATCTGCCGCCCGCCGACGACGCCGTCGAGACGGCGGCGGTGCTGCTGCGGTTCTTCGACGAGATCACGGAAGGACGAACGGATGCCGCGGCCTGA
- the pcaC gene encoding 4-carboxymuconolactone decarboxylase encodes MPRPDGDGLTDAERWEQGMRVRRAVLSDEHVDRSIANTTELTADFQDFITRVAWGDVWSRPGLDRRSRSVAVLTSLIAHGHHEELAMHVRAALRNGLTVDEIREVILQSAVYSGVPAANTAFRIASQVLAEAGDASGL; translated from the coding sequence ATGCCGCGGCCTGACGGGGACGGACTGACCGACGCCGAGCGGTGGGAGCAGGGCATGCGCGTCCGGCGGGCCGTGCTGTCGGACGAGCACGTGGACCGCTCGATCGCGAACACGACCGAGCTGACCGCGGACTTCCAGGACTTCATCACGCGCGTCGCGTGGGGCGACGTCTGGTCGCGCCCGGGTCTGGACCGCCGGTCGCGCTCCGTGGCAGTGCTGACGTCGCTCATCGCGCACGGGCATCACGAGGAGCTCGCGATGCATGTGCGAGCCGCGCTGCGCAACGGCCTCACGGTGGACGAGATCCGCGAGGTCATCCTGCAGTCCGCCGTGTACTCGGGCGTTCCCGCCGCGAACACCGCCTTCCGGATCGCCTCCCAGGTCCTCGCCGAGGCCGGCGACGCCTCGGGGCTCTAG
- a CDS encoding hotdog domain-containing protein, with the protein MTEVLSGRAAGRDDRITLRFMTTPADTAAGGRSVAAGSVMEWIDKAGYACAVGWAGAYCVTAYVGNVRHRRPIAPGSLIEVQARLIHTGRTSMHVVVTVSSAEVETRVYTPATTCILIFVAKGPDGRPAEVPEWQPVSRSDRKLAGAALDRIPSRAEIKRLMLDEDYGAPTEAPIVTMRFLVPPGVVNWGGKAHGGTVMRWIDEAAYACAAGWAGDGADASAAVAVYSGGIHFFAPVRIGDLVEVEARIVYTSAHSMHVSIRVSSADPRTPHELTLTTQCLSVFVVPGPDGVAAAVPQWRPTTPEDVRLWEHARDIIRLREGIVPIPASLTLEP; encoded by the coding sequence GTGACCGAGGTCCTTTCCGGGCGCGCCGCCGGGCGCGACGACCGCATCACGCTGCGGTTCATGACGACGCCCGCCGACACGGCGGCCGGCGGCCGGTCGGTCGCCGCGGGCAGCGTCATGGAGTGGATCGACAAGGCCGGCTACGCGTGCGCCGTCGGGTGGGCCGGGGCCTACTGCGTCACCGCCTATGTCGGGAATGTGCGCCATCGCCGGCCGATCGCCCCCGGGAGCCTCATCGAGGTGCAGGCCCGGCTCATCCACACCGGCCGCACGAGCATGCACGTCGTCGTGACGGTGTCGTCCGCCGAGGTCGAGACCCGCGTGTACACGCCCGCGACGACGTGCATCCTCATCTTCGTCGCCAAGGGCCCGGACGGGCGTCCGGCCGAGGTCCCGGAGTGGCAGCCCGTCTCGCGCTCCGACCGCAAGCTCGCCGGGGCGGCGCTCGACCGCATCCCGTCGCGGGCCGAGATCAAGCGGCTCATGCTCGATGAGGACTACGGTGCGCCCACGGAGGCGCCGATCGTGACGATGCGCTTCCTCGTGCCGCCGGGCGTCGTCAACTGGGGCGGCAAGGCGCACGGCGGGACCGTCATGCGCTGGATCGATGAGGCGGCCTACGCGTGCGCGGCGGGGTGGGCCGGGGACGGCGCGGATGCGAGCGCCGCCGTCGCGGTCTACTCCGGCGGCATCCACTTCTTCGCGCCGGTGCGCATCGGCGATCTCGTGGAGGTCGAGGCACGCATCGTCTACACGAGCGCGCACAGCATGCACGTCAGCATCCGCGTGTCGTCGGCCGATCCCCGGACGCCGCACGAGCTGACCCTCACGACGCAGTGCCTGAGCGTCTTCGTCGTCCCGGGGCCGGACGGCGTGGCCGCCGCGGTGCCGCAATGGCGCCCCACCACGCCTGAGGACGTGCGGCTGTGGGAGCACGCGCGCGACATCATCCGCCTGCGCGAGGGGATCGTGCCGATCCCGGCCTCGCTGACGCTCGAGCCCTGA